In Felis catus isolate Fca126 chromosome A2, F.catus_Fca126_mat1.0, whole genome shotgun sequence, the following proteins share a genomic window:
- the LOC123381181 gene encoding olfactory receptor 10H1-like → MAATLGQNHSSVSEFILVGFSTFPRHLLPAFFLLFLLMYLFTLLGNLLIMATVWSERSLHTPMYLFLCTLSTSEILYTLAITPRLLADLLSTRRTITWAACASQMFFSFTFGFTHSFLLTVMGYDRYVAICHPLRYNVLMSPRGCACLVAWSWVGGSVMGLLVTTAVFHLTFCGPNEIHHFFCHVPPVVKLACGTDVPVVAKGVGLVCIMALLGCCLLILLSYAFIVAAILRIPSAEGRHKAFSTCASHLTVVIVHYGFASVVYLKPKGPQSLEGDTLMGITYTVLTPFFSPIIFSLRNKELKTAMTKTFLRRLHPQSS, encoded by the coding sequence ATGGCCGCCACGCTGGGCCAAAACCACAGCTCCGTGTCTGAATTCATCCTCGTGGGCTTCTCCACCTTCCCAAGGCATCTCCTGCCCGCCTTCTTCCTGCTGTTCCTGCTCATGTACCTGTTCACGCTGCTGGGGAACCTGCTCATCATGGCCACAGTCTGGAGCGAGCGTAGCCTGCACACGCCCATGTACCTCTTCCTGTGCACCCTGTCCACCTCTGAGATCCTCTACACCTTGGCCATCACCCCGCGCCTGCTGGCCGACCTGCTCTCCACCCGCCGCACCATCACCTGGGCGGCCTGTGCCAGCcagatgtttttctccttcacGTTTGGCTTCACCCACTCCTTCCTGCTCACCGTCATGGGCTATGACCGCTACGTGGCCATCTGCCACCCCCTGCGCTACAATGTGCTCATGAGCCCCCGCGGCTGTGCCTGCCTGGTGGCCTGGTCCTGGGTAGGTGGCTCGGTCATGGGGCTGTTGGTGACCACGGCCGTTTTCCACCTCACCTTCTGTGGACCCAATGAGATCCACCATTTTTTCTGCCACGTGCCTCCTGTGGTGAAGCTGGCCTGTGGAACTGATGTACCAGTAGTGGCCAAGGGCGTGGGGCTGGTGTGCATCATGGCCCTGCTGGGCTGCTGTCTCCTCATCCTCCTCTCCTATGCCTTCATTGTGGCCGCCATCTTGAGGATCCCCTCAGCTGAGGGCCGGCACaaggccttctccacctgtgcGTCCCACCTCACTGTGGTCATTGTGCACTACGGCTTTGCCTCTGTCGTCTACCTCAAGCCCAAGGGTCCCCAGTCTCTGGAAGGAGACACCCTGATGGGCATCACCTACACGGTCCTCACCCCCTTCTTCAGCCCCATCATCTTCAGTCTCAGGAACAAGGAGCTGAAGACAGCCATGACCAAGACCTTCCTCAGAAGACTCCATCCCCAGAGCTCCTGA